In one window of Gudongella oleilytica DNA:
- a CDS encoding guanylate kinase: MINIIVFVGPSGSGKTTLRNQLSMEKIITYTSRAPREGEVDGVHYHFSSGDEILRMHEEGELLEYTQYHGYFYATSLRAISRVIDMNGTASIIVDKNGAKKLKDRYGDKVLVIGITAPAIECVRRMRERNEPEIERRLASYEMEVKLTNRYCDVIINNSEANWERSKLLVQAMEKGLEAMGCMSEGNIC; encoded by the coding sequence ATGATAAACATAATTGTATTTGTCGGGCCAAGCGGTTCCGGTAAGACAACTCTAAGAAATCAGCTCAGCATGGAGAAGATAATTACATACACAAGCAGAGCTCCAAGAGAAGGTGAAGTGGATGGAGTGCACTATCATTTTTCATCAGGAGATGAAATCCTAAGAATGCATGAGGAGGGTGAGCTGCTTGAGTATACACAGTATCATGGATATTTTTATGCAACCAGCTTAAGAGCAATATCCCGGGTGATCGATATGAATGGCACTGCTTCAATAATTGTTGACAAGAATGGAGCTAAGAAGCTAAAGGATAGATATGGAGACAAGGTTCTTGTAATTGGTATCACTGCTCCTGCGATCGAATGCGTCAGGAGGATGAGAGAAAGGAACGAACCTGAGATAGAGAGGCGTCTGGCATCCTATGAGATGGAGGTAAAATTAACTAACAGATATTGTGATGTTATAATAAACAACTCGGAAGCCAACTGGGAAAGGTCGAAGCTGCTTGTTCAGGCTATGGAAAAGGGACTTGAAGCTATGGGCTGCATGAGTGAAGGGAATATCTGTTAG
- the galU gene encoding UTP--glucose-1-phosphate uridylyltransferase GalU has product MRVRKAVIPAAGLGTRFLPATKAQPKEMLPIVDKPTLQYIIEEAVDSGIEEILIITGRNKSSIENHFDKSVELELELERSNKRELLEEIRRISDMANIHYIRQKEPRGLGHAIHCAKSFIADEPFAVLLGDDIVYSEKPCLKQMIEVYDKYKTTILGVQQVSDDDVSKYGIIDGKYIEDKIYKVKDLVEKPARELATSNIAILGRYIINPAVFECIEMTKPGKNGEIQLTDALKLLVEREAMYAYIFQGKRYDVGNKLGFLEATVEYALRREDIGEEFRSYLKGIID; this is encoded by the coding sequence ATGAGGGTCAGAAAGGCAGTAATCCCGGCAGCAGGCTTGGGAACAAGGTTTTTACCGGCGACAAAAGCTCAGCCAAAGGAGATGCTTCCCATTGTCGATAAGCCGACGCTTCAGTACATAATTGAGGAAGCCGTTGATTCAGGGATAGAGGAAATACTAATAATCACAGGCAGAAATAAATCTTCGATCGAGAACCACTTCGATAAATCCGTAGAGCTGGAGCTGGAACTGGAAAGATCAAACAAGCGGGAGCTTTTGGAGGAGATAAGAAGGATATCCGATATGGCTAATATCCACTACATAAGACAGAAGGAGCCCAGAGGTCTAGGCCATGCGATCCACTGTGCAAAAAGCTTTATAGCAGACGAGCCATTTGCAGTACTTCTGGGGGATGATATCGTATACAGTGAGAAGCCATGCTTGAAGCAGATGATAGAGGTCTATGACAAATACAAGACCACGATCCTTGGAGTACAGCAGGTCTCAGATGATGATGTATCAAAGTACGGCATAATTGACGGGAAGTATATTGAGGATAAGATATACAAGGTAAAGGATCTGGTTGAGAAGCCGGCAAGGGAGTTGGCTACATCCAATATTGCTATCCTTGGAAGATATATAATAAATCCGGCTGTCTTTGAATGCATCGAAATGACAAAGCCCGGGAAAAATGGAGAGATCCAACTGACTGACGCATTGAAGCTCCTTGTTGAAAGAGAGGCTATGTATGCCTATATATTCCAGGGGAAGAGATATGACGTTGGCAATAAATTAGGGTTTCTTGAGGCTACAGTGGAGTATGCTCTCAGAAGAGAGGACATAGGAGAGGAATTCAGGAGCTACTTGAAAGGAATAATTGATTAG
- the ltrA gene encoding group II intron reverse transcriptase/maturase, whose translation MEQILSRENMLLAYKKVKANKGAGGIDNISVDEIDEYLKGNWEDIKERIRNRKYKPQPVLRVEIPKPNGGVRKLGIPTVMDRIIEQAIVQVITPIVEPHFSEYSYGFRPGRRAQQAVIKLLEYLNDGYIYIVDIDLEKFFDNVPQDKLMTLVGKIIQDPDTESLIAKYLKAGVMDKGKYEETNEGTPQGGNLSPILSNIMLNELDKELEARGLNFVRYADDCVIAVGSSAASNRVMNTITKWIERKLGLKVNAEKTRTTEPTKLKYLGFGFVKMDGKWEARPHRDSIVKFKRKLKQLTKRSWSISMDDRIKRLNWVIRGWINYFRIGKMKTNMIRIDGHLRTRIRIVIWKQWKTSQKRMWGLRKLGAPEWMVRQSVGFNNHYQAVAKTTGLRKISKEILAKRGLISCLDYYLN comes from the coding sequence ATGGAACAGATATTATCAAGAGAGAATATGCTGCTTGCATACAAGAAGGTAAAAGCCAACAAAGGAGCAGGAGGCATAGACAACATAAGTGTAGACGAAATTGATGAATATCTGAAAGGAAACTGGGAAGACATCAAGGAACGTATTCGTAACAGAAAGTACAAACCTCAGCCGGTGCTAAGAGTTGAAATACCAAAGCCAAATGGTGGAGTAAGAAAACTTGGTATACCCACAGTGATGGACAGAATCATAGAACAGGCAATAGTGCAGGTAATCACACCCATAGTGGAGCCACATTTCAGCGAATACAGCTATGGTTTCAGGCCGGGTAGACGAGCACAACAGGCAGTCATCAAACTATTGGAATATCTGAATGACGGATATATCTACATAGTGGATATTGACCTTGAGAAGTTCTTTGATAATGTACCACAAGACAAGCTGATGACCCTTGTAGGCAAAATCATACAAGACCCTGACACAGAATCACTCATAGCTAAATATCTAAAGGCAGGAGTGATGGACAAAGGAAAATATGAAGAAACCAACGAGGGGACCCCGCAGGGAGGAAACCTCTCCCCAATACTCAGTAACATCATGCTCAATGAGCTTGACAAAGAGCTTGAAGCAAGAGGACTTAATTTTGTTAGATATGCAGATGACTGTGTAATAGCAGTAGGAAGTAGTGCAGCTTCCAACAGAGTTATGAACACCATAACAAAATGGATAGAGAGAAAACTCGGATTAAAAGTCAACGCAGAAAAGACAAGAACCACAGAACCAACAAAGCTAAAATATTTAGGATTTGGTTTTGTGAAGATGGATGGTAAATGGGAGGCAAGGCCTCATCGGGACTCCATAGTTAAATTCAAGAGAAAACTCAAGCAGCTCACAAAACGCTCATGGTCAATCAGCATGGACGATAGAATAAAGAGACTCAATTGGGTAATCAGAGGCTGGATAAACTACTTTCGAATAGGTAAAATGAAGACTAATATGATACGAATAGATGGACACTTGCGTACAAGAATCCGTATCGTGATATGGAAGCAGTGGAAAACCAGTCAGAAGAGAATGTGGGGCTTAAGAAAACTCGGTGCTCCGGAATGGATGGTAAGACAGTCGGTAGGGTTTAACAACCATTACCAGGCAGTGGCTAAAACCACAGGTTTACGTAAAATATCAAAAGAAATCCTCGCAAAGCGAGGTCTCATTAGTTGTTTGGATTATTATTTGAATTGA
- a CDS encoding DUF2974 domain-containing protein, giving the protein MGNIYDYLDWRGDLSFKQDDFNEVDNLVLSVLCYNDFSGIVPAAGESGHILLKDAALRFKETKTTEHLKDLPFLKDTPVFLERAAATKRFGELKLSGYVDQIDIERAKQFSAMVFTIFDDLHFIAFRGTDDSIAGWKEDLQMSFKDEVHSQREAVKYTKWVMENYSGEFYLGGHSKGGNLAVYASANMEGAYRESIVEIYNNDGPGFQPKVVKAPGYQAIIEKIVTFLPESSIIGMLLEHGEEYYVVKSSGLAMYQHNPFLWEIMGNEFIYKSGLSKEGININKAVRSWLTKLSNEDRERFVNTLFDILQGTGAKSLSDLNNEKINAADAMIKALKTLDKETQRQLRSTIDLLIAESHKTILKSITNDITNIIKFGRKKIQRKGIQDQ; this is encoded by the coding sequence ATGGGAAACATCTATGATTATTTAGATTGGAGAGGTGACCTCTCCTTTAAACAGGATGACTTCAATGAAGTGGACAACCTTGTCTTGTCTGTACTTTGTTATAACGATTTTAGCGGCATCGTCCCAGCAGCCGGAGAGAGCGGGCATATACTCCTGAAGGATGCGGCATTGAGATTTAAGGAAACTAAAACGACTGAACACCTTAAAGACCTTCCATTTTTGAAGGATACCCCCGTATTTCTGGAGAGAGCTGCAGCAACAAAAAGGTTTGGAGAACTGAAGCTTTCAGGATATGTGGACCAGATCGACATTGAAAGGGCAAAGCAGTTTTCTGCAATGGTATTTACAATATTTGACGACCTTCACTTCATTGCCTTTAGAGGAACTGATGACTCAATTGCAGGCTGGAAGGAGGATCTGCAGATGAGCTTCAAAGATGAGGTCCATTCACAAAGGGAGGCAGTAAAGTACACTAAATGGGTGATGGAAAACTACTCAGGCGAGTTTTATCTTGGAGGTCATTCAAAGGGTGGAAATCTTGCGGTATATGCTTCGGCAAATATGGAGGGAGCCTACAGGGAGAGTATAGTCGAGATATACAATAATGATGGTCCCGGATTTCAACCTAAGGTTGTTAAAGCGCCGGGATATCAGGCTATAATCGAGAAGATCGTGACATTCCTTCCAGAGTCATCAATTATCGGAATGCTTCTTGAACATGGTGAGGAATACTATGTCGTAAAGAGCAGCGGTCTTGCAATGTATCAGCATAATCCATTTCTTTGGGAGATCATGGGCAATGAGTTTATTTACAAATCGGGGCTAAGCAAGGAAGGTATAAATATAAACAAAGCAGTAAGGTCATGGCTTACAAAGCTCTCCAATGAAGACAGGGAGAGATTTGTAAATACATTGTTTGATATTCTTCAGGGAACAGGTGCAAAGAGCCTGAGCGATTTGAACAATGAGAAAATCAATGCTGCCGATGCAATGATAAAGGCTCTTAAAACCTTGGATAAGGAGACCCAAAGGCAGCTTAGATCGACAATCGATCTTCTGATTGCCGAGAGTCATAAGACGATATTAAAATCTATTACTAACGATATAACCAATATAATTAAATTTGGCAGAAAAAAGATACAGAGGAAAGGAATTCAGGATCAATAA
- a CDS encoding amidohydrolase, producing MLIKNTCLVNESFQVERGKYILIENDRISYIGDKHPEGYFGETYNGENKVVLPGFFNNHCHVPMTLLRGYGEGLPLHRWLAEKMFPFEAKLTGEDIYWGSLLGIAEMIKSGVVSFTDMYFEIEMMAQAVSESGIKVNLSHGLSYNSKKPSIFELQGYKDTERLLDIASRDKTGRLKIDIGLHAEYTSRESLVREVAHYARERNLIVHTHLSETQGEHDNCKLKYGKTPAEYFAECGLFDQPTTAAHCVWVEDSDIEIIKSKGVVPVHCPSSNMKLGSGFAPIKQMIEAGIPVTIGTDGASSNNNLNMVEEIYLAAMINKGSTQDPEFMYPAQLLKLATINGARAQDREDCGSIKVGNKADLVIFDMDKPHLQPVFDELANILYSGQSDDICMTMIDGQIVYKDGEFKTIDIEKVMHKAVGIKERILSELV from the coding sequence ATGCTTATAAAGAACACTTGCCTTGTAAATGAAAGCTTTCAGGTTGAAAGAGGAAAGTATATCCTGATTGAAAATGACAGGATCAGTTATATTGGCGATAAACATCCGGAAGGATATTTTGGCGAGACTTACAATGGGGAGAATAAAGTGGTACTTCCTGGATTTTTCAACAATCATTGCCATGTGCCCATGACGCTGTTAAGAGGCTATGGTGAAGGTCTTCCGCTTCACAGATGGCTTGCAGAAAAAATGTTTCCTTTTGAGGCAAAGCTTACTGGTGAGGACATTTATTGGGGCAGCCTTCTGGGGATAGCAGAGATGATAAAGAGTGGAGTCGTATCCTTCACGGATATGTACTTTGAGATAGAGATGATGGCTCAGGCAGTATCTGAAAGCGGTATAAAAGTCAATCTGTCCCATGGACTTTCTTATAACTCAAAAAAGCCATCGATATTTGAATTGCAAGGCTACAAGGATACTGAGAGGTTGCTGGACATTGCTTCCCGGGATAAGACAGGGAGACTTAAGATAGATATAGGGCTGCACGCAGAGTACACATCAAGAGAAAGTCTCGTTCGGGAGGTTGCTCATTATGCCAGAGAGAGAAACCTGATCGTTCATACTCACCTATCCGAGACACAGGGGGAGCATGATAACTGCAAGCTAAAGTATGGTAAGACTCCTGCTGAGTATTTTGCTGAATGTGGTTTATTCGATCAGCCAACTACAGCTGCCCATTGTGTGTGGGTAGAGGACAGCGATATTGAGATCATAAAATCCAAGGGAGTTGTACCTGTACATTGCCCATCCAGCAACATGAAGCTTGGAAGCGGATTTGCTCCAATAAAGCAGATGATAGAAGCAGGGATACCCGTTACTATAGGTACTGATGGGGCTTCCTCAAATAACAATCTGAACATGGTCGAGGAGATATATCTTGCAGCAATGATAAACAAGGGCTCAACCCAGGATCCTGAGTTTATGTATCCTGCTCAGCTTTTAAAGCTTGCCACAATAAATGGTGCCCGGGCTCAAGACAGAGAGGATTGCGGATCCATCAAGGTCGGCAACAAGGCTGATTTAGTTATTTTCGATATGGATAAGCCACATCTTCAGCCTGTTTTTGACGAGTTGGCCAATATTTTGTATTCGGGACAATCAGATGACATCTGTATGACCATGATAGACGGTCAAATCGTATATAAGGATGGGGAGTTTAAAACGATAGATATCGAGAAGGTCATGCACAAAGCAGTTGGGATCAAGGAAAGGATACTTTCAGAACTTGTTTAG
- a CDS encoding S-methyl-5-thioribose-1-phosphate isomerase gives MKRFDDDLAFMLRYENVAWYENGKVRILDRRMYPTKIEFVTCSTHQEVAQAIADMVTQSAGPYTAAGMGMALAAFECRDLGRKEMLDYLEKAAYTLSHARPTTANRMVLTTNGCLEAARKAMDEGRPVDEAIFMRTIDSLNRRYSTIEVVAEHLVTMFPDKGTIMTQCFGETIVGMMLRVARKREKDIKLFVPETRPYFQGARLTASVACDMGFDTTVITDNMPAFVMKRNKIDLFTSAADVICMDGHVVNKIGTYQIAISAKYHGVPYFVTGIPDKAHQTIDSVTIEERDPQLVLEARGVKNTLEGVKGYYPSFDITPPHLVSGVVTDKGIFIPYDLNRYYDTEVKEYY, from the coding sequence GTGAAAAGATTTGACGATGATCTGGCCTTTATGCTCAGATATGAAAATGTTGCATGGTATGAGAATGGTAAGGTCAGGATTTTGGATAGAAGGATGTACCCGACAAAGATTGAATTTGTGACCTGCAGCACACACCAGGAGGTAGCTCAGGCGATCGCTGATATGGTTACGCAGAGTGCCGGACCTTATACGGCAGCCGGGATGGGTATGGCTTTGGCAGCTTTTGAGTGCAGGGATCTTGGTAGGAAGGAAATGTTGGATTACCTTGAGAAGGCAGCATACACCCTGTCTCATGCCAGACCTACCACGGCAAATAGAATGGTTCTTACCACCAATGGATGTCTCGAGGCTGCAAGAAAGGCTATGGACGAAGGAAGACCGGTCGATGAAGCAATATTTATGAGAACGATCGATTCTCTCAACAGGAGATATTCAACCATCGAGGTGGTAGCTGAGCACCTGGTTACCATGTTTCCGGATAAGGGAACTATAATGACTCAGTGCTTTGGAGAGACCATTGTAGGGATGATGCTTAGGGTAGCAAGGAAAAGAGAAAAGGATATTAAGCTATTTGTCCCGGAAACCAGGCCATATTTTCAGGGGGCGAGGCTTACCGCCAGCGTAGCTTGTGATATGGGATTCGATACTACTGTAATTACTGACAACATGCCTGCTTTTGTTATGAAGAGGAACAAGATAGATCTTTTCACATCAGCGGCTGATGTTATATGCATGGATGGTCATGTGGTAAATAAAATTGGGACTTATCAGATAGCAATATCTGCAAAATATCATGGAGTACCATATTTTGTCACAGGAATACCTGATAAAGCTCATCAAACCATTGATTCTGTAACTATTGAGGAAAGAGATCCACAATTGGTGCTTGAAGCCAGAGGCGTTAAAAATACTTTGGAAGGCGTAAAAGGCTACTATCCATCCTTTGATATCACTCCTCCACACCTGGTTAGCGGGGTGGTCACGGATAAAGGAATATTCATACCATATGATCTTAACAGATACTATGATACTGAGGTTAAAGAATACTATTAA
- a CDS encoding trans-sulfuration enzyme family protein produces the protein MSKIDLNDVMFETMVIHAGQEPDKGTGALSTPIFQTSTFCFETVEEGAAKFSKEIPGYVYSRGGNPTNRALELKCAALEGGEDCVATASGMGAIGAVLLGLVKTGDHIVCGDTIYGGTSVVMRTNMPDLGIDVTFVDTTKPEEVEKAINEKTKVIYFETVTNPTLKLADIEEIAKIAKKHGVKLVVDNTFSPPPILSPLKLGADFVIHSVTKYINGHGDVIGGVIIGPKDDIAVIRGNYVTKICGTPPSPFNSYLVMRGMKTLPIRVREHCKNAMEMAEYLEKSEYVKTVYYPGLKSHPQHELAKKMLNGMYTGMIAFELKDDVKGLSAFEAGKKFLNNLKIASIAVSLGDPDTLIEHPASMTHASVPPESRLEVGITDGLIRLSVGLENVKDLIKDFEQSFAKL, from the coding sequence ATGAGTAAAATTGACCTGAATGACGTGATGTTTGAAACCATGGTGATCCATGCCGGTCAGGAGCCTGACAAGGGAACAGGTGCTTTGTCGACCCCGATTTTTCAAACCTCAACCTTCTGCTTTGAGACTGTAGAGGAAGGAGCTGCAAAGTTCAGTAAGGAGATACCCGGGTATGTCTATTCAAGAGGAGGAAACCCGACTAATCGAGCCCTGGAGCTTAAATGTGCCGCTCTTGAAGGCGGAGAGGACTGCGTTGCAACTGCATCGGGAATGGGAGCGATAGGTGCTGTTCTATTGGGTCTTGTCAAAACGGGCGACCACATAGTTTGTGGAGACACAATATACGGAGGGACCTCAGTGGTAATGAGGACCAATATGCCGGATTTAGGGATCGACGTTACCTTTGTAGATACTACGAAGCCTGAGGAAGTTGAAAAGGCCATAAATGAAAAGACCAAGGTCATATACTTCGAAACCGTCACTAATCCGACTCTTAAGCTTGCAGATATCGAAGAGATAGCTAAAATTGCTAAGAAACATGGAGTAAAGCTGGTCGTGGACAATACATTCTCGCCACCTCCTATCCTTTCCCCACTTAAGCTGGGTGCAGATTTTGTTATTCACAGTGTAACTAAATACATAAATGGACATGGCGATGTCATCGGCGGCGTTATCATTGGACCAAAGGATGACATAGCAGTAATCAGGGGGAATTATGTCACAAAGATATGTGGTACTCCTCCAAGTCCCTTCAACTCCTATCTGGTCATGAGGGGCATGAAAACCCTGCCGATCAGGGTGAGAGAGCACTGTAAGAATGCGATGGAAATGGCTGAATATCTTGAAAAAAGTGAGTATGTAAAAACGGTATACTACCCAGGCTTGAAATCCCACCCACAGCATGAACTGGCTAAGAAGATGTTGAATGGTATGTATACAGGTATGATAGCATTTGAGCTTAAGGATGATGTTAAAGGCCTGAGTGCTTTTGAAGCAGGAAAGAAATTCCTGAACAATCTAAAGATTGCCTCGATAGCAGTAAGCCTGGGAGATCCGGACACCTTGATCGAACACCCGGCAAGCATGACACACGCCAGCGTTCCACCGGAGAGCAGACTTGAGGTAGGCATAACTGACGGATTGATAAGATTATCTGTTGGTCTTGAGAATGTAAAAGACCTCATAAAGGACTTTGAGCAAAGCTTCGCGAAGCTATGA
- a CDS encoding flavin reductase family protein has product MREHFFVDAEEVLNDIQDGRAFLVARKDDKVNVMQIGWGFLGFMWNHSHMMVAVRPTRYTYELLKDADEFVVSIPHKGKMKEELRICGTKSGRDIDKINECGFKMIEGSKVSVPHIGDCKISYECKVDYKAQLDPEKLAPSINRGSYPQGDHHLILMGRIVEIHK; this is encoded by the coding sequence ATGAGAGAACATTTTTTTGTGGATGCGGAAGAGGTGTTGAATGATATACAAGATGGCCGGGCTTTCCTTGTTGCCAGGAAGGATGACAAGGTCAATGTAATGCAGATAGGATGGGGATTTTTAGGTTTTATGTGGAATCATTCCCATATGATGGTCGCCGTTAGGCCGACAAGGTATACCTATGAGTTATTGAAGGATGCAGATGAATTTGTCGTAAGTATCCCCCATAAAGGGAAAATGAAGGAAGAGCTTAGGATCTGCGGCACAAAATCTGGCAGGGACATCGATAAAATCAATGAATGCGGTTTTAAGATGATCGAAGGCTCAAAGGTGTCTGTACCCCATATTGGCGACTGCAAAATAAGCTATGAGTGCAAGGTTGATTATAAGGCTCAACTGGATCCTGAAAAGCTTGCTCCCTCGATCAATAGAGGAAGCTATCCTCAGGGCGATCACCATTTGATCCTGATGGGAAGGATCGTGGAAATTCATAAATAA
- a CDS encoding hydroxyacid dehydrogenase translates to MKVLVTEKIDGRGIELMRKRGLQVDEKLNLERKELLDIIGNYDALIVRSATKVDRELLDSASKMKVVGRAGNGMDNIDVKYAVERKIECINAPDSNSIAAAEHTIALLLAVCRNLPKGDSTLRDGLWERSRLMGVELYDKTVGIVGLGRIGKMVAARLQAFGMRTVAYDPFIPELDMARLNVKKVDTIDELMKICDFITVHMPKTKDTIGLIGEEELKLAKKDLRIINCARGGLVDENALYTALVEGRIAGAGIDVFVEEPCTGNPLLTLDNVVATPHLGASTREAQVKAGIMTAEKIAAILLGEEEMTGTR, encoded by the coding sequence ATGAAGGTACTGGTAACTGAAAAAATCGACGGAAGAGGCATCGAATTGATGAGAAAAAGAGGTTTGCAGGTTGATGAGAAACTGAATCTCGAAAGAAAAGAGCTGTTGGATATCATCGGGAATTATGATGCACTTATAGTAAGGAGCGCAACAAAGGTGGATAGAGAGCTTCTTGATTCAGCTTCGAAAATGAAGGTAGTTGGTAGAGCAGGAAACGGTATGGACAATATCGATGTGAAGTATGCAGTTGAGAGGAAGATAGAGTGTATCAATGCTCCTGATTCAAATTCGATAGCAGCTGCTGAGCACACAATTGCTCTGCTTCTTGCTGTCTGCAGAAACTTGCCCAAAGGAGACAGCACTCTCAGGGATGGTCTGTGGGAGAGAAGCAGATTGATGGGAGTTGAGCTTTACGATAAAACCGTTGGGATAGTAGGACTTGGAAGGATCGGGAAAATGGTTGCGGCAAGACTTCAGGCATTTGGGATGAGAACTGTGGCATATGATCCCTTTATACCTGAGTTGGATATGGCAAGGTTGAATGTGAAAAAGGTAGACACAATAGATGAGCTTATGAAAATATGTGATTTTATCACAGTGCATATGCCAAAGACTAAGGATACCATTGGACTTATAGGTGAGGAAGAGCTCAAGCTTGCGAAAAAGGATCTTAGGATAATCAACTGCGCAAGAGGTGGTTTGGTAGATGAGAATGCTCTTTATACAGCTCTTGTGGAAGGCAGGATAGCTGGGGCCGGCATTGATGTGTTTGTCGAGGAGCCTTGTACTGGCAATCCCTTGCTTACGCTTGACAATGTCGTAGCTACTCCACATCTTGGGGCAAGCACCAGGGAGGCTCAAGTGAAGGCAGGCATAATGACAGCAGAAAAAATAGCGGCGATCCTCCTGGGAGAGGAAGAAATGACAGGAACAAGATAA
- a CDS encoding sigma-54 interaction domain-containing protein, whose translation MNLNSIKNNLNDIISTMTTLTNMEYAIFDTEAELVSSTGVYLKRKGQSVHTASIEEVLSLGNVVVNKPGLMKSCIGCRFANNCPSTIEILSCVKLDGQPIGVVSMTSFTQEGHALIEENLHKYMEILGYMSNLISMYAHNEVARSTPGILSKAIEHLIRESGMNYMVIDRNGYLLHWDDGTQELLSYCDLYTQSLGMIFPQEFSGWIFGSSYPSSKSLVFEGFSGEVFSTPLSTENGIEGYVLRFDKRDGEALKRSPSASYLDRIITRDPKLMEVKRIIDKISSSPSSVLITGESGTGKEIAAKAIHFTSNRSNKPFIPVNCANIPESLFESELFGYEEGAFTGARKRGKPGILELANNGTVFLDEIGELPHHSQAKLLRFLQDGVIQRLGSITNIPLNVRIIAATNQDLELLMSEGKFREDLFYRLNVVPIHLPPLRERKSDIPILIDHFIKAMNSKLSKRLLGIDDLALEAMMDYSWPGNVRELENSIEYAMNMEETSRINLTSLPARIFSNCELESDLRSKLSKSESSIIISALDKNGWDMNGKIKTAEELGISLRTLYRRLK comes from the coding sequence ATGAACCTGAATTCAATCAAAAACAACCTTAATGACATAATCTCGACTATGACCACTCTGACTAATATGGAATACGCGATATTTGATACAGAGGCAGAGCTTGTCAGCAGCACCGGTGTTTATCTAAAAAGAAAAGGTCAAAGTGTACATACCGCCTCCATAGAGGAGGTCCTAAGCTTGGGAAATGTCGTCGTCAATAAGCCTGGGCTTATGAAGTCCTGCATCGGTTGCCGTTTTGCCAACAACTGTCCATCAACTATTGAAATACTGTCCTGCGTGAAGCTGGATGGCCAGCCCATCGGGGTTGTCAGCATGACTTCCTTCACTCAAGAGGGGCATGCCCTGATCGAGGAAAATTTACATAAATATATGGAGATACTGGGTTATATGTCAAACCTCATCTCCATGTATGCACACAATGAAGTTGCAAGAAGTACTCCAGGGATCCTAAGCAAGGCAATTGAGCATCTGATCAGGGAATCAGGAATGAATTACATGGTCATTGACAGAAATGGATATCTGCTCCACTGGGATGACGGCACACAGGAGCTTCTCTCGTATTGCGACCTCTACACCCAAAGTCTTGGAATGATATTTCCACAGGAGTTTTCAGGCTGGATCTTCGGATCGTCATACCCCTCCAGCAAAAGCTTGGTCTTTGAAGGATTCAGCGGGGAGGTATTCTCTACTCCGCTATCAACTGAAAATGGAATCGAGGGCTATGTACTGCGGTTTGATAAACGGGATGGCGAAGCCCTGAAAAGGTCTCCTTCAGCAAGCTATCTTGATAGAATAATCACCCGGGATCCTAAGCTTATGGAGGTTAAAAGGATAATAGATAAAATATCCTCGTCGCCTTCATCGGTCCTTATAACAGGCGAATCAGGTACCGGCAAGGAAATAGCAGCAAAAGCGATCCACTTTACCAGCAACCGCAGCAATAAGCCGTTTATTCCGGTCAATTGCGCAAATATTCCCGAGAGCCTTTTTGAATCTGAGCTATTCGGTTACGAGGAGGGAGCATTTACAGGAGCCAGGAAAAGAGGTAAGCCAGGAATACTTGAATTGGCAAATAATGGGACAGTCTTTCTTGATGAGATAGGCGAGCTTCCTCATCATTCCCAGGCTAAGCTCTTGAGATTCCTGCAGGATGGAGTTATACAAAGACTGGGCAGCATTACAAACATCCCGTTGAATGTGAGAATAATAGCAGCAACGAACCAGGATCTTGAGCTATTGATGAGCGAAGGCAAATTCAGGGAGGATCTGTTCTACAGATTAAATGTGGTCCCGATCCATCTTCCGCCGCTTAGAGAAAGGAAATCAGACATCCCCATTCTGATCGACCATTTTATCAAGGCTATGAACTCAAAGCTTTCAAAAAGATTGTTGGGAATCGATGATCTGGCTTTAGAGGCTATGATGGACTACTCCTGGCCAGGGAATGTCAGGGAGCTTGAGAATTCAATAGAATATGCTATGAATATGGAGGAGACCTCCAGAATAAATCTGACAAGTCTGCCGGCACGCATATTCAGTAACTGCGAATTAGAGTCAGATCTTCGTTCTAAGCTATCCAAAAGCGAGTCATCGATAATCATATCTGCATTGGATAAAAATGGCTGGGATATGAATGGGAAGATCAAAACCGCTGAAGAACTGGGTATCAGCCTAAGAACCCTCTACAGAAGACTAAAATAA